One window of Cohnella hashimotonis genomic DNA carries:
- the urtE gene encoding urea ABC transporter ATP-binding subunit UrtE produces MLSVEALEAGYGESIILRDVSLKVEPGQVVCLMGRNGVGKSTLAKSIMGVLRARRGSISFKGRNITRAASGERARSGIGYVPQGREIFGQLSVLDNLRIGLEASRDPKRRRSGEIPEGATAGFPVLSSMYGRRGGDLSGGQQQQLAFARALVSEPELLVLDEPAEGIQPSIVQAIQDVIRGIADEGRTSILLIEQSLDFVRSVGDAFYIMEKGTIVWSGGKEELDDPAVMRYLTI; encoded by the coding sequence ATGCTGTCGGTTGAGGCGCTTGAAGCGGGCTACGGCGAGAGTATCATTCTGCGCGATGTCAGCCTTAAGGTAGAGCCCGGCCAGGTCGTCTGCCTGATGGGGCGCAACGGCGTAGGCAAGTCGACGCTCGCCAAGAGCATCATGGGCGTCCTGCGGGCGAGGCGGGGCAGCATCTCCTTTAAAGGCCGGAATATTACTCGCGCCGCCTCTGGGGAAAGAGCGAGGTCCGGTATCGGTTACGTGCCGCAGGGGCGCGAGATTTTTGGCCAGCTGAGCGTACTGGACAATCTGCGCATTGGGCTGGAGGCGAGCCGAGACCCGAAGCGGCGTCGGTCGGGAGAGATTCCCGAGGGCGCGACTGCTGGGTTTCCCGTGCTGTCCTCAATGTACGGACGTCGCGGCGGCGATCTGAGCGGCGGTCAGCAGCAGCAGCTTGCCTTTGCCCGCGCGCTCGTATCGGAGCCGGAGCTGCTGGTGCTCGACGAGCCGGCGGAGGGCATTCAGCCTTCTATCGTGCAGGCGATTCAGGACGTCATCCGCGGCATTGCGGACGAAGGCAGAACGTCGATTCTGCTCATCGAGCAGAGTCTGGACTTCGTGCGCAGCGTCGGCGACGCATTTTACATCATGGAAAAAGGAACGATCGTGTGGTCCGGCGGCAAGGAGGAGCTGGACGATCCGGCCGTCATGCGGTATCTGACGATTTAG
- the urtD gene encoding urea ABC transporter ATP-binding protein UrtD, which yields MSQAPILSCEEVTVAFDGFKAVQGMSLSLEPGELRFLIGPNGAGKTTMLDVICGKVKPVAGSISFRSRTGVVDITKRKEHKIAELGIGRKFQTPSIFAGLSVMENLEIAMSQNRSVWATLRASLTSRERARIDEELALIGLGDERHARAGLLSHGQKQWLEIGMMLMQEPEILLLDEPVAGMTDRETDKTGELLREIVKRRTVVVVEHDMEFVRNFASKVTVMHEGKLLKDGTMDEVQSDDRVAEVYLGKRRDAHAVG from the coding sequence ATGAGCCAGGCGCCCATCCTGTCCTGCGAGGAAGTAACCGTAGCGTTTGACGGATTTAAGGCGGTGCAAGGCATGAGCTTGTCGCTCGAGCCGGGGGAGCTTCGTTTCCTGATCGGACCCAACGGCGCGGGAAAAACGACGATGCTCGATGTCATCTGCGGCAAGGTGAAGCCCGTGGCCGGCTCGATTTCGTTTCGCAGCAGAACGGGCGTCGTCGATATCACGAAACGAAAAGAGCACAAAATTGCGGAGCTTGGCATTGGCCGCAAGTTTCAGACGCCTTCGATTTTTGCCGGTCTGTCGGTCATGGAGAACCTGGAGATCGCCATGTCGCAAAATCGCAGCGTATGGGCGACGCTGCGCGCTTCCCTTACGTCCCGGGAGCGAGCGCGCATCGACGAGGAGCTGGCGCTCATCGGCCTTGGCGATGAACGGCATGCGCGGGCGGGATTATTGTCGCACGGACAGAAGCAATGGCTCGAGATCGGCATGATGCTGATGCAGGAGCCCGAGATTCTGCTGCTCGACGAGCCTGTGGCCGGCATGACCGATCGCGAGACCGACAAGACGGGCGAGCTGCTGCGGGAGATCGTCAAGCGGCGGACGGTCGTCGTCGTGGAGCATGACATGGAGTTCGTGCGCAACTTTGCGAGCAAGGTGACGGTGATGCACGAAGGCAAGCTGCTCAAGGACGGCACCATGGACGAGGTCCAGAGCGACGACCGGGTCGCCGAAGTATATCTGGGCAAAAGGCGGGATGCGCATGCTGTCGGTTGA
- a CDS encoding HoxN/HupN/NixA family nickel/cobalt transporter has product MTQPRRTYWRVVSLLHVIGIIGIVYASLREPAFWGLGLLAYSFGLRHAFDADHIAAIDNAVRKLVAARSDSNGVGLFFSLGHSTVVLLMVLAIGLTADTYIFDNAALREMGSLIGTSVSGFFLVAIGCVNLVVLLRALSGARRSGWRDAGHAPRPSGPLVALLRPVLRLVSRSWHMYPLGFLFGLGFDTATEIGLLALSAGAASQSVSLIGVLSLPLLFASGMTLLDTLDGVLMSRAYSWSSVSAGKRLAYNLVVTGVSVVSALFVGFLQLSHLFEDRLPRTWLAWTDRIDFVYLGYGLVGLFALTWMGFAIARKGMRSGHAVDGA; this is encoded by the coding sequence ATGACACAACCTAGACGAACTTACTGGCGGGTCGTGAGCCTGCTGCATGTGATCGGCATCATCGGCATCGTCTACGCTTCTCTTCGGGAGCCTGCCTTCTGGGGCCTTGGCCTGCTGGCTTACTCGTTCGGCTTGCGGCACGCATTCGACGCGGACCATATCGCAGCCATCGACAATGCCGTCCGCAAGCTCGTTGCGGCGCGTTCGGATTCGAACGGCGTCGGTCTGTTTTTTTCCCTCGGACATTCCACGGTCGTGCTTCTGATGGTGCTTGCCATCGGCCTCACGGCGGATACTTACATTTTCGACAACGCTGCGCTGCGCGAGATGGGCTCGCTGATCGGGACATCCGTCTCGGGCTTTTTCCTGGTTGCGATCGGCTGCGTTAATCTCGTCGTCCTGCTCCGCGCGCTATCCGGCGCCCGTCGGTCCGGCTGGCGCGATGCCGGTCATGCGCCGCGCCCGTCGGGTCCGCTTGTCGCGCTGCTGCGTCCGGTCCTGCGGCTCGTCAGCCGCAGCTGGCATATGTACCCGCTGGGCTTCTTATTCGGGCTCGGCTTCGATACCGCCACCGAGATCGGCCTGCTGGCGCTGTCGGCAGGAGCCGCCAGCCAATCGGTATCGCTAATCGGCGTTTTGTCGCTGCCGCTGTTGTTCGCCTCGGGGATGACGCTTCTCGATACGCTCGACGGCGTGCTGATGAGCCGGGCGTACAGCTGGTCTTCCGTCTCGGCGGGCAAGCGGCTCGCTTACAACCTCGTCGTGACGGGCGTCTCCGTCGTCTCCGCCTTGTTCGTCGGTTTTCTGCAGCTGTCGCACCTGTTCGAGGACCGGCTGCCCCGGACATGGCTCGCCTGGACGGACCGTATCGACTTCGTCTATCTCGGATACGGTCTGGTCGGATTGTTCGCTTTGACATGGATGGGATTCGCAATCGCCAGGAAAGGAATGAGAAGCGGCCATGCAGTGGACGGAGCGTGA